In Pseudoliparis swirei isolate HS2019 ecotype Mariana Trench chromosome 9, NWPU_hadal_v1, whole genome shotgun sequence, a genomic segment contains:
- the LOC130199984 gene encoding solute carrier family 26 member 9-like, whose amino-acid sequence MHRDRPRYVIDRPAYNLPDFDVEFDKKSRQFPVGEKVRKLFRCSVLRLKGLLFRHLPILSWLPKYKVKENLLCDVVSGVSAGTIQVPQGMAFALLANLPPVNGLYSSFFPLIPYFFMGTAHQMVPGTFAVLSIMVGMVCLRLAPESDFSHFNATLNATVVDTDLMNEVRLGISGTLACLTAVIQIGLGFMQFGFVAIYLSESFIRGFMTAAGLQILISVLKYIFGIQVPPYSGPLAVVYTLVDIIRALGDTNIASLVFALVSSVVLIVVKELSAHYRHKLPFPIPIEIVIVVVATAISGPLHLPEIYHMDIVGEIPLGFPAPILPTVSQWEDMLSTAFSLAIVGYVINLAMARTLAAKHGYDVDPNQEMLALGCSNFLGSFFKIHVICCALSVTLAVDNAGGTSQFASFCVMLVVMVTMLALGAFLKPLPNSVLGALIAVNLKNTLLQLSDPYYLWKKSKLDCCVWVVSFLATFFLSLPYGVAIGVGFSILVVIFKTQFRNGSAMVQIMDTDIYKNPKVYSKVIPITGVKIVNYCSPLYFANAEIFRQRVIKKTGLDPDKLILARRKFLEKEQKEKVKEEKKDKETRRRKSRSLVNMKAQTISQLELQNDFDMNDGTANKPEPSTSYVNFRCNDIEPGEQAPDQEPPSPTLESHPMPFHTLILDLAGVCFIDLMGIKVLMKMNLSYAMLGIKLYLANVQVQVYEELEVGGAFDDGNIDRSNLFLSVHDAVVFAKQTDGERQVSSKAETARQKLAMTVNEEKDLEQELF is encoded by the exons ATGCACCGGGACCGCCCACGTTATGTGATTGACAGGCCGGCATATAACCTGCCAGACTTTGACGTAGAGTTTGACAAAAAAAGTCGACAATTCCCTGTTGGAGAGAAAGTGAGGAAACTCTTCAG ATGCTCTGTGCTGAGACTGAAAGGCCTGTTGTTCAGACATCTGCCTATACTGAGCTGGCTTCCCAAGTATAAAGTCAAAGAAAACCTGCTGTGTGATGTCGTCAGTGGGGTCAGCGCTGGCACCATTCAGGTTCCCCAGG GTATGGCATTTGCCCTCCTGGCCAACCTCCCTCCTGTCAACGGTCTCTattcctctttctttcccctcATCCCGTATTTCTTCATGGGCACTGCTCACCAGATGGTCCCAG GTACGTTTGCTGTCCTCAGCATCATGGTGGGGATGGTGTGTCTGAGGCTGGCCCCAGAGTCGGACTTCAGTCATTTCAATGCCACTCTTAATGCGACAGTAGTGGACACAGACCTGATGAATGAGGTTCGCCTGGGAATATCTGGAACCCTGGCCTGTCTCACTGCAGTCATACAG ATTGGCCTTGGCTTCATGCAGTTTGGATTTGTAGCCATCTATCTGTCAGAATCCTTCATCAGAGGCTTCATGACGGCTGCTGGATTGCAAATCCTCATCTCAGTGCTCAAGTACATCTTTGGCATCCAAGTGCCCCCTTATAGCGGTCCGCTGGCTGTTGTATAT ACTCTTGTAGATATTATACGTGCCCTTGGAGATACCAACATCGCATCGCTAGTATTCGCTCTGGTCAGCAGCGTAGTTCTTATTGTGGTGAAGGAGCTGAGTGCACACTACCGCCACAAGCTGCCCTTCCCCATTCCTATAGAGATCGTAATT GTCGTGGTGGCCACAGCCATCTCCGGCCCGCTGCATCTTCCTGAGATCTATCACATGGACATAGTGGGAGAAATTCCTTTGGG TTTCCCAGCACCAATCCTGCCAACAGTGAGTCAGTGGGAAGACATGTTGAGCACAGCTTTCTCCCTGGCCATCGTGGGCTATGTGATCAACCTGGCTATGGCCAGGACACTGGCAGCCAAGCACGGCTACGACGTGGATCCCAACCAG GAAATGTTGGCTCTAGGCTGCAGCAATTTCCTGGGGTCCTTCTTTAAGATCCATGTGATCTGCTGTGCCCTGTCTGTTACCCTGGCTGTGGACAACGCTGGAgggacatcacag TTTGCCAGTTTTTGTGTGATGCTGGTTGTAATGGTTACCATGCTTGCACTGGGAGCCTTCCTGAAACCACTTCCAAAT TCAGTGCTCGGAGCCTTGATTGCAGTGAACCTGAAGAAcactctcctccagctctctgatCCCTACTACTTATGGAAGAAGAGCAAACTGGACTGC tgtgtgtgggttgtgtcATTCTTGGCCACATTCTTTCTCAGCTTGCCTTATGGAGTTGCTATAGGAGTGGGCTTTTCCATTCTGGTTGTGATATTCAAGACACAGTT TCGTAATGGTTCAGCAATGGTTCAGATTATGGATACGGATATCTACAAAAACCCAAAGGTGTACAGTAAG GTCATTCCAATCACAGGTGTGAAAATAGTGAACTATTGCTCACCACTCTATTTTGCAAATGCTGAAATATTCCGCCAGAGGGTCATCAAAAAG ACCGGGCTGGACCCTGACAAACTGATCCTGGCCAGGCGGAAGTTCTTAGAGAAAGAACAGAAGGAGAAagtgaaagaagagaagaaggacaaggagaCCAGAAGGAGGAAATCCAGATCTCTGGTTAACATGAAGGCTCAG ACCATATCTCAGCTTGAACTTCAAAATGACTTTGATATGAACGACGGCACTGCCAACAAACCGGAGCCGTCCACCAGCTATGTCAACTTCCGCTGTAATGACATTGAGCCGGGCGAGCAGGCGCCGGACCAAGAGCCACCCAGTCCCACGCTGGAGTCCCACCCCATGCCCTTCCACACCCTCATCCTCGACTTGGCAGGGGTCTGCTTCATAGACCTAATGGGCATCAAAGTATTGATGAAG ATGAACTTGAGCTACGCGATGCTCGGCATTAAATTATACCTGGCTAATGTTCAAG